The Thalassotalea nanhaiensis genome has a window encoding:
- a CDS encoding alpha/beta hydrolase: MTYLNCVEVEPKSAATASVIWLHGLGADGHDFEPIVPVLNLPDSLPIRFVFPHSPKIPVTINGGMVMPAWYDILDMSIERKVDSEQLNASAKSVQDLIEREISRGIPAERIVIAGFSQGGAVGYQAALTFDKPLAGLMAMSTYFATKDDIEVSSANQAIDIAVMHGTQDPVVSPVLGEQAVSALKGKGFNPSYQTYPMPHAVCAEQIADVSAWLQKKLIIPS, translated from the coding sequence ATGACTTATTTAAATTGTGTTGAAGTTGAACCAAAATCAGCTGCTACAGCTAGTGTTATTTGGTTACATGGTTTAGGCGCCGACGGCCATGATTTTGAGCCGATTGTGCCAGTATTAAATTTACCCGACTCATTGCCTATCCGTTTTGTGTTCCCGCATTCTCCTAAAATACCGGTAACAATTAATGGTGGCATGGTAATGCCGGCTTGGTACGATATTTTAGATATGAGTATTGAACGCAAAGTTGACAGCGAGCAATTAAACGCGTCAGCAAAATCCGTTCAAGATCTTATTGAACGTGAAATTTCTCGAGGTATTCCAGCTGAAAGAATCGTTATTGCCGGCTTTTCACAAGGCGGTGCAGTAGGTTATCAAGCGGCATTAACGTTTGATAAGCCATTGGCTGGTTTAATGGCAATGTCTACGTACTTTGCTACTAAAGATGATATTGAAGTATCATCTGCCAATCAGGCAATTGATATTGCGGTTATGCATGGCACGCAAGACCCTGTGGTCAGCCCTGTTTTAGGTGAACAAGCCGTTAGCGCGCTTAAAGGTAAAGGCTTTAATCCAAGTTACCAAACTTATCCTATGCCACATGCCGTTTGTGCAGAACAAA
- a CDS encoding DUF4097 family beta strand repeat-containing protein: MNTLNKLSLAPAIALTAVLAFGAQASVEDTVEKTFDLSGKGQLVLDNVNGDVVIEAWQQTSVKVTAEIIASNQKSRDRIDIKMKQNGDRITVETDYLEQDGDWGRNSNGGSVNYTVMVPVNLDLRNIELVNGSLTISNVAGELNADVVNGSVEATGLASNVEVDSVNGGVELTFADNAKNIEIEVETVNGGIRLYVPENFGANVEASTGNGAIKTDFGLSGTKGKYYGNDLEGSFGDASSDIEVESVNGSIRILKK, translated from the coding sequence ATGAATACGCTAAATAAATTATCACTAGCCCCGGCAATCGCATTAACCGCTGTGCTTGCATTTGGAGCACAGGCAAGTGTTGAAGATACTGTTGAGAAAACCTTTGATCTAAGTGGTAAAGGCCAATTAGTACTAGATAATGTAAATGGTGATGTAGTAATTGAGGCGTGGCAACAAACTTCAGTAAAGGTTACCGCTGAAATCATTGCTTCTAATCAAAAGTCTCGTGACCGTATTGATATTAAAATGAAACAAAATGGTGATCGTATTACGGTTGAAACAGATTATCTTGAACAGGATGGTGATTGGGGCAGAAACAGTAATGGCGGTAGTGTGAACTATACCGTTATGGTACCGGTTAATCTTGATTTACGTAATATTGAATTAGTGAATGGTTCTTTAACGATAAGCAATGTTGCTGGTGAGCTAAATGCCGATGTGGTTAATGGCTCTGTTGAAGCAACAGGTTTAGCGTCAAATGTTGAAGTTGATTCAGTTAATGGCGGTGTAGAGTTAACGTTTGCTGATAACGCAAAAAATATTGAAATTGAAGTTGAAACGGTAAATGGCGGTATTCGTTTATATGTACCTGAAAACTTTGGCGCCAACGTTGAAGCAAGTACTGGTAATGGTGCGATTAAAACTGATTTTGGTTTATCTGGCACTAAAGGCAAATACTACGGTAATGACCTAGAAGGCAGCTTCGGCGATGCCAGCAGTGATATTGAAGTCGAAAGTGTTAACGGCTCTATTCGAATCTTGAAAAAATAA
- a CDS encoding CinA family nicotinamide mononucleotide deamidase-related protein — MLNVQLLLTGNELMSGDIVDTNSVFIAREFKNLGIELTRKVTVGDNLQLLTEQMEQLSVDADILIINGGLGPTVDDMTAQALSEAANKPLALHPTALEQVKAWCVKRSYRLTGPNMKQALLPAGCNIVNNPIGSAPGFSLSHNNCQIICTPGVPVELKAMLRNEILPEIAKQLPEELQTVTQKLKVFGIGESGLQKMVNETYPNWPEEIELGFRATMPLLEVKLTSRSHTSSTLRDEWYNKIKGLLGQHIVSENGNSIAATVVELLNQQGKTITTAESCTGGMIAAQLTGIAGSSNVFEAGFVTYSNRMKAKLVNVNEKTLEQFGAVSEQVVKEMVTGALAVSDADYAVSVSGIAGPDGGTEEKPVGTVWLAWGDKQQVFAKRLYLPTHRIHFQNFIANTGLDLIRRLILGYADEPRYFVERQLKNKTS, encoded by the coding sequence ATGTTAAATGTGCAGTTATTGCTTACCGGCAATGAATTAATGAGTGGCGATATTGTTGATACTAATTCGGTATTTATCGCCCGAGAGTTTAAAAATCTTGGTATCGAGCTTACTCGTAAAGTAACAGTTGGCGATAATTTGCAATTGCTTACTGAACAAATGGAACAACTAAGCGTTGATGCCGATATATTGATCATCAACGGTGGCTTAGGTCCAACAGTTGATGATATGACCGCACAAGCTCTTTCTGAAGCAGCAAATAAACCACTTGCTTTGCATCCTACTGCACTGGAACAAGTAAAGGCATGGTGTGTAAAGCGTAGTTACCGTTTAACCGGCCCAAATATGAAACAAGCATTATTGCCTGCTGGTTGTAATATTGTTAATAACCCAATAGGCAGCGCGCCAGGTTTCTCTCTGAGTCATAACAATTGCCAAATTATCTGCACACCAGGTGTTCCGGTAGAATTAAAAGCAATGCTACGAAATGAAATTTTGCCAGAGATTGCTAAGCAGTTACCAGAGGAGCTACAAACAGTAACTCAAAAGCTGAAAGTTTTTGGAATAGGCGAGTCAGGGTTACAAAAGATGGTTAATGAAACCTACCCTAATTGGCCTGAAGAAATAGAGCTTGGCTTTCGAGCAACCATGCCGCTGTTAGAAGTAAAATTAACCAGCAGAAGCCATACGTCTTCCACCCTTAGAGATGAATGGTATAACAAAATTAAAGGCCTGTTAGGCCAACATATTGTTAGTGAAAATGGCAACTCTATTGCTGCAACTGTGGTTGAACTGTTAAATCAGCAAGGTAAAACCATTACTACTGCAGAATCATGTACTGGCGGTATGATAGCCGCACAGCTTACTGGTATTGCCGGTTCATCAAATGTTTTTGAAGCAGGTTTTGTCACTTACTCTAATCGAATGAAGGCCAAGTTAGTTAATGTAAATGAGAAAACGTTAGAACAATTTGGCGCAGTAAGTGAGCAAGTAGTTAAAGAAATGGTTACTGGTGCTTTGGCGGTTAGTGATGCCGATTATGCCGTATCAGTGTCTGGCATTGCTGGCCCAGATGGTGGCACTGAAGAAAAACCGGTTGGCACTGTTTGGCTCGCATGGGGAGATAAACAGCAAGTTTTTGCTAAGAGATTATATTTGCCAACCCATCGTATTCATTTTCAAAATTTTATTGCCAATACAGGCCTAGATTTAATTCGTCGATTAATTTTAGGCTATGCTGATGAACCGCGTTATTTTGTCGAACGCCAATTAAAAAACAAAACGTCTTAA